ATGCCCGGTCCAGCCGGAGCGCGGCCCTGACCTGGACCACCCTGGCATTTTTTGCCGGGTTTGCCGGGGTCTCAGCCTTCGGGCCCATTGTCTCGCGCTTAAAGGAATCCATGGAAATCAGCGCGGTGCTCATGGGCGTGCTGTCAGCCTCGCCGTCTCTGACCGGCTCGCTTTTGCGCATCCCCTTTGGCGCGGCCGTGGACCGCATGGGCGGCAAAAAGCCTATCCTGATACTGCTGGGCCTGGCAGGCGCGGGCATTATCGGCCTGGCCCTGTTGTATGCCCTGTTTCCCGAGCCAACAGCCGCGCAGTTTCCGCTGTTTTTACTGGCCGGCATTTTGTGCGGCTGCGGAATCGCCATATTTTCAGTGGGCATTCCCACCGTGTCCTACTGGTATCCCCAGAAAAAACAGGGCGCGGCCCTGGCCGCCTATGCCGGGCTGGGCAATCTGGCCCCGGGCCTGTTTGCCATGCTTTTGCCCGCCATGGTGGCGGCAATGGGGCTGAAGTTTTCCTACATTGTCTGGGCGGTGTTTGTGCTGGCGGTATTTGTACTGGTGATGCTGTTTATGAAGGATGCCCCGTATTTTCAATACCGGGAAATGGGCATTGAAATCGATGAAGACGCCCTGATCCATGCCTGCGGCCAGGAGCTGCTGCCATCGGGCGCTGCAACAGACTCGTTGAAAAAAGCCGGGGCCAGCTGGCGCACCTGGATTCTGACCTATTTTTATTTTATCAACTTCGGCGGGTTTATCGCGCTCACAGTCTGGTTTCCCACCTACTGGTCCGAGTTTTTCAAAATGAGCATCATAAACGCGGGTTTTCTCACCGCCGCCTATTCCCTTTCCTCATCTCTTCTCCGGGTGGCCGGCGGCCGGGCCGCAGACATTTTCACCGGCGAAAAAGTGGCCCTGTTTTCCTTTGCAGCCGTCATTGCCGGCTCCATCCTCATGGTCCTGGTGGAAAAATCCTTTGCCCTGGCCCTTTTGGGCCAGATGATCATGGCATTAGGGATGGGCTTTGCCAATGCAGCGGTGTTTAAGCTGGTGCCGCGCTACACCCCGGCAGCAGTGGGCGGGGCTTCGGGCATCGTGGGCGGCCTGGGCGCATTCGGCGGATTTGTCATCCCCCCGGCCATGGGCC
The nucleotide sequence above comes from Desulfosalsimonas propionicica. Encoded proteins:
- a CDS encoding MFS transporter — encoded protein: MADENNHENGAVCYARSSRSAALTWTTLAFFAGFAGVSAFGPIVSRLKESMEISAVLMGVLSASPSLTGSLLRIPFGAAVDRMGGKKPILILLGLAGAGIIGLALLYALFPEPTAAQFPLFLLAGILCGCGIAIFSVGIPTVSYWYPQKKQGAALAAYAGLGNLAPGLFAMLLPAMVAAMGLKFSYIVWAVFVLAVFVLVMLFMKDAPYFQYREMGIEIDEDALIHACGQELLPSGAATDSLKKAGASWRTWILTYFYFINFGGFIALTVWFPTYWSEFFKMSIINAGFLTAAYSLSSSLLRVAGGRAADIFTGEKVALFSFAAVIAGSILMVLVEKSFALALLGQMIMALGMGFANAAVFKLVPRYTPAAVGGASGIVGGLGAFGGFVIPPAMGLFVAISPTSGYSNGFVVFTILTLAALGLLYVLYRYPPAEGNVL